The genomic DNA AATGCGAGTTGAAAATGGGTAGTGCAGGGTTCGAACCTGCGACCTCTCGCGTGTGAGGCGAGCGCTCTTCCACTGAGCTAACCACCCGCATACCCTTTTGGATTATATAAAGTTTGCGTCTGAACGGTCAAGGAATTGTTTTAATCCGGGTTTAAGGGTAAACTAATAGATGAGAAAACTGGGCTCGGTAGGACTTGAACCTACGACCAATCGATTATGAGTCGATTGCTCTAACCAACTGAGCTACGAGCCCATTTTATGGATAGGCATTTTATTCTAAATTTTTAAAAAAATCAACTCAAGCGTTACAAATTTATTTACAATTCAAAATAAAACAAACTTATCTATGAAATTACAAGTGCTTTTAATCAATATACTCACGTAGTGGCTTACTTCTTGATGAGTGGCGCAACTTTCTAATTGCCTTTGCCTCTATTTGGCGCACCCTTTCCCTTGTTACTCCAAAAATTTTACCTACCTCTTCAAGTGTTCTTGGATATCCAACACCTATTCCATAACGCAGGCGAATTATATCAGCTTCGCGTGGAGTTAATGTATTTAATACTTTCTCAATTTCAAGCCTTAAACGGTACTCGCTCGTTTTTTGCATTGGGCTTGGACTATTGCGGTCCTCAATAAAATCCTCAAGCCGCGAATCTTCTTCTTCACCAATAGGTGTTGCAAGAGAGATTGGCTCCTGCATCATTTTTAGAACCTTACGAACTCTATCTGTAGAAAGCCGCAAATGTTTTGAGTACTCTTCAATGGTTGGCTCACGGCCTGATTCTTGCAAATAACGCTTTTTTATCTTTGTAAGCTTTGAAATTAACTCCTTCATATGAACAGGAATTCTTATTGTTCTTGACTGGTCTGCAATTGCTCTATTTATTGACTGACGAATCCACCATGTTGCGTAAGTGGAAAACTTAAAACCTCTTTTCCACTCAAACTTTTCAACCGCTTTGGAAAGACCAAGATTACCCTCTTGAATAAGATCAGAAAGCTCTAAATTACTTATGCCAACATGTTTTTTTGCTATTGAAACTACAAGGCGGAAGTTTGCCCTGATAAGTTTCGTTTTATCTTCATGTATTTTTTCCTCGAGATCTCTTATTTGTGTGTCTGTCGCTAAGAGTTCCTCCCTTGAGACCGGAACACCTTCCATGAGGCGGCCTGTTTTGGCAGCAGAACTTTCAAATGTCTCCGCAAGTGTAATTGAATTTGCAAGAATTCTACCAGTTTGTTTTTTAAATTGGCTCTCTTTAAGACGGCCAGCCTTTGCACTTTTAACAAGAGCATTAAACTTTGCCCATGGCATACGCAAATTCTTTTCAATTTTTGCAACTTCTTCTTCAGCCTCACGTAATTTTTGAGCGGTGGTTTTAATTTTATTTGTAAGGCGTTTTATTTTGTCTTGGTTAAGGTTTAAACCTATTATTGTATTTCTAATAATATCTTTTTGTTCTTTCAGCAACTTTTCAATCTTTGCACGTTCTTTATCTGATATTTTCTTTTTATCAAGGCGCGCGCTAAGCTTTGTGGCTTTTTTTTCTGCTTTGCTTATGCCTGAAACTGCTTTTTTCATCTTTTGGCGCATACGGCTTAGCTGGCCAACAGATTTTCTGCCGCGGGGCATAAGCTCTTTCGTTGTCATTTCCTGCTGAGTTATCAGGTTTTCCCAAGTGCGAATTTCCTTTAGAATCAACGGGGATTCCAGCACAACCATCTTAAGCAATTTTTCATTGTCATAAACACTGCGGGCAAGCTCTATCTCCGTTTTCCTGTCAAGCAGAGGAACTTTTGCCATTTCACTTAAATACATCTTTACCGGATTTGTTGTTTCGTCATCTTCATCGGCATTTATTATTGCAGCTTCTGTCGCCTCACCTGCTTTGCGCGCGGCTTCTTTGCGTTCGACAACAGATATGCCAAGGTTTTCAAGCGTTCCAAAAAAACTGTCAATTTGCTCGGGTGAAACAGCCTTACCGGGGAGATGATGATTAATTTCGTCATAGGTGAGATAGCCCTGTCCTCTGCCCATCTCAATAAGGTCTTTGAAAAGTTTTTCCTTATCTTGCATTAGTTCTCTCCGAACCCTTTAATTTTCTATTTAAAGCAAGGTACAATTCAATTTTCTTGTCATCTTTTGGAATTTTACCGCCAAGCATTAACTCAACTTCATTCTTAAGCAAATCTCTTGTGCCTTTTTCTGTTCTTTTTTTAAGATCGTTGCAAAGCGTTTCTAATAACTGTTTTGGATTATCATACACTTTCTGTTCCAAAACCAGGGATGCAAACCAAGAAACATCTTGCGCATCTAAACTGCCAATTATGTCCGTGCTTTTTGCCCCAGAGCCAAGTAGCTCAAAAATCTTCAGGCACCTTTTGTCTAAAAACAAATCAGATTGAAGCTTTGCAATATATTCAGGATTTAACACCAAAAACTGTAAAAGTTCTTCCTCAGCTGTTCTTATTATACTCGGTGTAACTTGTTTAACTTCTGCTTCAACTTTTGACCTGCTACCTGAAAACTTTTTAAATTTTAAAAATTCATTATTTATTGAATCTTCTTTGACACCAACTTTTTCCGAGAGAAGCTTTATCCATTCTGATTTTGCTACAGAGTTTTTTACCAAATCTACAAATGGCAAAACTTCTGATACAACCTTTGCTTTTTCATCTGGGGTATTTATGCCATATTTTTTTATGCTCTCTTGCACAACAAACTCAGAGGCATCAAGAGCTTCTTTAAGTATGGCCTCAAATTTTGCCAGCCCATGTTGCAAAATAAACTCATCGGGGTCTTTACCTTCTGGCATAAAAACTACCGAACATGCAACTTCATTTTCTATTAAAGGAGTTATGCCACGCAATGCCGCCTGTAAACCAGCATTATCGGAGTCAAAAAGCAGTGTTGCTTTGTCAGAATACCTTTTTAAAATTCTTGCCTGCTGCGAAGTAAAAGCAGTGCCAAGCGATGCCACAGTTCTTGCGCAACCCTCTTGGTGTGTTAAAACAACATCCATATATCCTTCGAGCACAATTGGATTTAAGTTTTGCCTTAAATCACTAAGTGCCTGATAAAGACCATATAACTGTTCAGATTTTGAGTAAAGCTGCGTTTCCGGAGTATTAAGATATTTAGGCTGACCAGCATCTAAAATTCTGCCGCCGAAAGCAACCACTTTACCCTGAGAGTTTAATATCGGGAAAACCACTCTGCCTGACATATACTCAAAGTATGTGCCACGTTCTGTTTTTACTGTTATGCCACATGCTACAAGATCTTCTTGAGTATAGCCTTTTTTCTTTGCTTGTATTTGAAGCTGATTTTTTGGAGCAAAACCAAGCTTAAACTTTTCTATTGTGGCTTTTTTTATACCTCTGCTTTTCAAATACTCTCTAGCTTTTTCCCCATCCTGTGATTCCAAAAGATACCTATTGTAAAAATTTGCTGCCTGCTCCAAAATACCTAGTAATTTCTGCCTTTGCGATGCTTTTGGGAAATTGCGCTCGTTCGTTTCTTCTATTGTTACATTTGCTTTTGACGCAAGTTTTTTTACTGCCTCATGCCATGGAATTTTATCCATGTGCATTACAAATGTGAAAACATCGCCACTTTCTCTGCATCCAAAACAGGTGTAAATACCCTTATCCGGACTTACTATAAACGATGGGGATTTCTCTTTGTGAAAAGGGCATAGTCCCTTCCAATTTCTACCGGCTTTTTTTATGGAAGGAAGATATTCGCGCACGACATCAACAATATCAAGGGATGTGCGAATTCTTTCAATAATTTCATTTGGGATTGCCATAAGTGTTTCAGCAATTAAACCTAGATTTTGCAATAGGATTTGGAATTCGTCGCAAGATATGGGACATTTTTATCCGCAAAACTCTTGCTAATGGAATTACCATTATCTGCAATTTTTGCGTCAAAAATGCCTCCATCTCTTTCGTCTCGGTTCTCAAACCTATTACAAAGTCTAGGTTAACTACGGCGGAACCTTTTAAAACCCGAGCATTCCACAGTTTCAATTTTACCGAATTTTTTTTCAACAGCGTCAAGCATTAAATTAATTCCAAGATTATCAGAAGAGATATGACCTGCTATCACCACATTTATATGATGTTTTTGGGCATTCTTATAATGATCTTCACTCATATGCATGCACACCATTGTGCCTACGCCGGCTTGCGAAAGCTTTTCAATTAGGTCTTTTGAACCTTCTGTGCCACCAGTCATATCTACAAATATTTTACCGGTGCGATTTTCCGGCAAACCATTTATAATTATTGGGCCAGCACCAATTGAATCGGCATATTTGTACTCTGAAATATCCAAAAGTAAATCAACAACCGCATCAAGATTTTTAGGTTTGCTTTCATCAAAGAGCTTCTGTAAGTAAGATACCACATGATTATCGGCAACGGTATGGGCAGACATAAAAGGAATGCCCAAAAGCAAAGCTGCATCAACAGCTCTTGTATGGTTTGCAGATAACACGCGCCTTGCAACTTCTTTTTCACGAGTGCTTGTAAGAGACTCAGAAACATTTAGAGGGACGCCAAACTTATTTAAAATATCCGCTTGCATACCAATAACCTGAGAAAAAGTTGCATAGGCTTTACCTTCAGGATGATGCGTAATTACAAGGTCAATTTTCCTACCAGCGGCATTTAGGGTATTGGCAAGCAGCATTTCAGATGTCTCAATATCTATACCAAAGAGTATTGTTTTAACCTCTTCGTTTCCACTTCCGTTTAATATTCTTGAATCGGCGTATGGATTTGTGAGCTTATCTGTATCAAAGCGCCCTTTTTCTTTGCCGGAAAGTTTCGCGTATTTCTCCGCATTATCAACAAGAAGTTCTCTTACGGCTTTTGGACCGCGTGGGTCCTGCGTTATGCCTTGAGAAATAATGAATTCAAAAAGCTCTTTAAATTTCATTTATAGAATCTCTTATTTTGCCCATCTATTCTCTTTTAACATTCTGCGGCGCATTTTGCGCTTTGCTTCTGCCTGCTTTTCTTTGCGCACAACGCTTGGAGCTTTATAAAACTCTCTTTTTTTAATCTCTTGCATTATGCCATTTCTTTCACATTCGCGCTTAAACCTTCTAATGGCTTCTTCAATTGATTCGCCTTCACGAACCCGTACATTAACCATCCTAGAAACACCACCTTTTTTTACAGTTTATTTAAATTATTATCCAGCAGGCCAAGAAAACTTTCTACCGCCAAGCAAATGAAAGTGAATATGCCACACACTCTGCCCTGCATTGCCGCCACAATTTGCAACCAGGCGATAACCATCTTTTGCGATATTTTCTTGTTGTGCAATTTTTGACGCGGCAAAAACCACTTTTCCCATAATTTCCGAGTCGGACTCTTCAAGTTTGTCCAAACTCACAATATGTTTTTTAGGTACAATAACTACATGAACCGGAGCTTCCGGCTTTGTATCTCTAAACGCAAAAACAAAAC from Endomicrobiales bacterium includes the following:
- the dnaG gene encoding DNA primase, which produces MQNLGLIAETLMAIPNEIIERIRTSLDIVDVVREYLPSIKKAGRNWKGLCPFHKEKSPSFIVSPDKGIYTCFGCRESGDVFTFVMHMDKIPWHEAVKKLASKANVTIEETNERNFPKASQRQKLLGILEQAANFYNRYLLESQDGEKAREYLKSRGIKKATIEKFKLGFAPKNQLQIQAKKKGYTQEDLVACGITVKTERGTYFEYMSGRVVFPILNSQGKVVAFGGRILDAGQPKYLNTPETQLYSKSEQLYGLYQALSDLRQNLNPIVLEGYMDVVLTHQEGCARTVASLGTAFTSQQARILKRYSDKATLLFDSDNAGLQAALRGITPLIENEVACSVVFMPEGKDPDEFILQHGLAKFEAILKEALDASEFVVQESIKKYGINTPDEKAKVVSEVLPFVDLVKNSVAKSEWIKLLSEKVGVKEDSINNEFLKFKKFSGSRSKVEAEVKQVTPSIIRTAEEELLQFLVLNPEYIAKLQSDLFLDKRCLKIFELLGSGAKSTDIIGSLDAQDVSWFASLVLEQKVYDNPKQLLETLCNDLKKRTEKGTRDLLKNEVELMLGGKIPKDDKKIELYLALNRKLKGSERTNAR
- the rpsU gene encoding 30S ribosomal protein S21, which codes for MVNVRVREGESIEEAIRRFKRECERNGIMQEIKKREFYKAPSVVRKEKQAEAKRKMRRRMLKENRWAK
- a CDS encoding histidine triad nucleotide-binding protein, which encodes MDCLFCKIIARHIPSSIVYEDGFVFAFRDTKPEAPVHVVIVPKKHIVSLDKLEESDSEIMGKVVFAASKIAQQENIAKDGYRLVANCGGNAGQSVWHIHFHLLGGRKFSWPAG